Within Topomyia yanbarensis strain Yona2022 chromosome 2, ASM3024719v1, whole genome shotgun sequence, the genomic segment aatgctattatatagcaccaccgtacaaatgtcaaatttgaaagcctgatATTGGCACTAGTCATGCTATTAGAAAGATTGAATAGGCTGTCATTTTTCGTAATGCGGTTTGTTTTTATGCTTCCTTCTCGGTATGATAAACGAAAAGACTTTGACCATAAATTAGTTTTGGTTTTCTCATAACACAagcattttgaaaattttctcaggactacaaatattttttttaccaaGTAGGATGTAATACTAGATTTCCACGGGTGGCTCCACTTTACATTAAAATACAAAAACTGTTTGCAGGGAAACaccagaaaaaataattttgacctcCTAAAATTTAGAAATTAAATTAGATTCAGATTAGTAGAAAGAGCGTGGGCGTGTGAGGGatggtaaatgatggttagtgCCGTGACGTTATCGTGCGTTATTTTATCGGTAGTGTGAGCGTAGTATTATACTATGTTCAGTGTTCACACTAcaaagttaaaacatgttttaataattGGCAGCAAgtaaaacgtcatcaagatagctGTTGGAGCAACCCTTGTTCATAAGATTTAAATATCGCATATGTGTACTAAATTTAGAGATAATGTTTCGATCTCGCTTCCTCTTTTGGATCGTTATCATTCGATCTACTTATTTATCACTAGCACTCGGCTAGCGAGAGAAATAGATCCGATCGAGGATCGGAAAGGCCTTTATTAATTTCCTTTTGTActgaattcccatataaattgttatatgCAAACCAGGTAACCAGTTGAAATAAATCTCTCGAGTAGTGCAcactatatttttcaatagtgcCAAAATCGATTaagtgaataaaaattaattagtTTAACACAAACGTATCGTGTCCGTCTTCACATAGTCGATCACATTCCGGACGGTCTCAGTATCCGCCGCGAGAACATTTTTGGTCCTGATCGAGCCGGATCAACCGTTAGGGATCCGAAAAAACGGTGTACATTTCGGACTAGTTTCGCGGTCAAGTGATAGTGAAATCGAACAATCACGTGTCATCACATGTGGTGTCGTTGAGACTTAAGTGATATATTAACAATTTCTGCCTCAGAGCAGCCCAGAAAAAGTGCGCGAAACATCGTAAGTTAAAAACTGCGGTCTCGTTTTGTCGTCGGCAATTATTCGGAGAGCTTCTGCAGTACCACCGTCGCCGTTTCAACGTAGTCAACACGAGGCGAGGCAGACCGCGTGGCTTGGCTTGGGTCTGCATTGTGGCaccgaacaaaaggacgtcgaACAAAAGTACCGAGATGACGCTACGCCGGCGTGAGTACTTTAGAATCTGAATGTAAGTACCGCATGCAAGAGATATTTTGAGGAAATAGGGTGATCTAAGCGGTGATTCATTTATTGTTTCGATATCGTTTCGTTTGCTTTCATCCCATGAGCATTATTCGGTAGCGTGGCACTCTGGGTTTAAATCGATTGGTGTGTTTTATATTGAGCGTAGGTGAGGTAGGCTTTCTCATCGGATAATAAGTTTGTGGAAATGACGTCAAACTTGCGCACGCTTACCCGTCAAGAGCGGTTCTACTTATACACCATGACCAATCTGAAAGGCTTTGTAGCAAATTTCGATGCCGAACGGGACAGTGGACAACTCGAGGGATGGAAGCAACGAATTGCAAATTTATACCACGATTTTCAGTCTAATCGGTTGCAAATTGAATCGGCTCTGGATGCGACCGGTGAATCAAAGACAGATGAAAAGGGGAGCAAGATTTCAGAGGTAGCTAATAGGGCGATTCGGTGAGCGTTTGAACAAGATTATGTTATGGTTTACAGTTTTCTCACCAATATACTGTGTAAGTTTGAAGCGAAAGTACAGATGATGCTGCCATCCCCTTCTAGAGATAGCGTTAACGTCCCAGATCACTCCCTCTCTCGTATAAAACTACCAGAAGTTAGGCTTCCAACCTTTGATGGATCCATTTCAGAGTGGATAACATTTCGTGATACATTTAAATCTCTCATAGACTCGAATCCCCAGCTTTCGCCAATCGATAAATTGTCGTATCTCGTTGCTTCCTTGTCAAAGGATGCCAGAAAGGTAATTGAATCGATCGAGCACACCGCCGCCAATTATACTGTTGCATGGCATCTGTTTGAAAGGCGTTTTGACAATAAAAAACTGGTGGTAAAACGTATATTGACAGTCTATTCTCAATTGATCCAATGAAAAGGGAGTCGTGTGAGTCACTGATGCAATTGGTCGACGATTTTGAGCGGAACCTGTGCATGATCGAAAAGATGAACATAATACCAACCGACGGTTGGAGCGTATTGCTGGCGCACATGGTTTGCAGTAGGCTTGATCCTTCCACTCTGAAACAATGGAAATCCATCACAAATCAACTGATGTACCCACGTACCATGATGTTATCGCATTTCTTCGTACTCATCTTACGGTGCTCCAATCGTTGACGCCGTTCAAAGCTGGTTCGTTTGATTATGTGAAATCGGAAACGGTCCGGTCGCAGAAGTCTAAAGTAAATGCAGTCCATACAGCTACCAACTCATCGCCCGGTACGTGTCCATTTTGCTCAAAATACGCACATTCTCCGTTCAAATGTGACGTGTTCCAAAAACTCTCCGTGGCGCTGCGCTTCGAGCAAGTAAGAAAGCTAAACCTCTGCATTAATTGTTTTTCCTCCTCCCACCTACTAAGGAATTGCTCATCCGGTGCATGCAGAGTATGCAACCAGAAGCACCATACAATGCTACACCAATCACCGACCGATCGCTCGTTCACCCAATCGAAATCGCCTATACCGTTCGCTTCTAGTTTGCAACCACCGAAGTCGTCAAAGGACAATCAACCCAACTCGTTAAACCAACCCTCAACTTCTCGATCCTCGCCACCAGCAGAATCCCAAACGCCAACAGCCACTGCCTCTAGCCTTGTTTCCACCACTCTCGTCGGAAGTTCCTGCAACGTTCCTGCCACTGTACTGCTATAAACAGCCATTGTAAAGGTCTTCAATTCATATGGAAACGCACAGTAGGCCAGAGCGCTCTTGGATCCTGCTTCTCAATTGAACTTAATAACGGAAAATCTCGTACACAAATGCCAGTTGCGTCGCTACTCCAATCGTCAAGAAATTGGTGGTGTAGGCAACTCTATCGTCGTATCGTACCATCCATGCGGTTACCATTCGTATTGGATCTCGGTGTTCGGATTTCCTCGCAGACGCACAGTGTCATATTGTTAAGAAAATCACACGAGAACTTCCAGTTCGGTGTGTCGAAACTTCCATCTAATATTGTCTTAGCAGACCCGAAATTCCATGAACCTGGACCCATCGATTTACTTATCGGGATGGAGTTGTATTATGACCTGTTGCTCGAAAGTTTTCTTAAACTGGGTCCAGAAAAACCAATTTTGCAAGGAACTGTTTTCGGCTGGGTTGCTTCCGGAAAGGTCGGTTCCAGTCGGCCTGATTCAACTCTTAAACTGGCACATGTCACCAGCACACAGTCTCTCGATGAACAACTATCTCGCTTTTGGGAAATAGAATCATGTTGGACTACCAGTACCCAATCCTTAGAAGAAACCGCTTGTGAAAACCACTTTGCCGCAATTGTATTTCGAGATCAGACCGGTCGCTTTGTTGTCACCCTTCCCAAACGAGCTGAAATTCTAAATCAACTGGGAAATTCGAAGGAGATTGCTTCTCGCAGATTTCGCGCTCTCGAACGCCGTTTTGATACTAATCCTCACCTGAAGGAAGCTTACACGGTTTTTATTAACGAATATCATCAACTTAACCACATACGGGAGATCTCAGACAGTGAAGCTTCCGCGCCTATAGCCTATTACCTGCCACACCATGGCGTCGAAAAGGCAGAAAGTACAACAACGAAACTGCGAGTTGTTTTCGACGCCTCATGCCGCACTGACACCGGAATCTCATTGAACCAGGCTCTCATGCTGGGCCCAGTCATCCAAGATGATCTGTTGTCAATTATTTTACGCTTCCGGATGCATCGATATGTCATTATCGCCGACATCGAAAAGATGTTTCGCCAAATACGTGTGCACCCGTCGGATTACCCACTGCAACGTATTCTTTGGCGTTTCTCATCGTCTCAGCCCCTTCGTACTTTCGAACTTACGACAGTGACTTGTGGCACGGCCTCTGCTGTCGGAGGATGGATCGAATGATTTCCCTCTTGCTTCTTTAGTCCTAGGTAAGGACTTTTATATGGACGATATGCTGACCGGGGTTGACAATGAAGCTGAAGGGAGTGAACTGTGTCGACAACTGTTGCAGTTGCTCCAATCTGCCGGTTTGAGCCTGCGTAAATGGTCTTCGAATTCCTCGACTATTCTTTCGGAGATCCCACCCGAACTTCGTGACGAACGAAGTACTCTAGCTCTTGACTCGCCCATCACTCAAATCAAAACTTTGGGCTTGCATTGGCAGCCGTCCGACGATGTGTTTCGTTATTCCGTGCCCAAATGGTCTCAGGAGGGACCGATTTCTCGCCGTATTGTACTGTCCGACACAGCTCGGCTCTACGATCCCCTAGGGCTTATTGGTCCAGTTGTAGTGATCGCCAAACTTTTCGTACAAACCCTCTGGCGAACTTCTAAGAACTGGGATGATCCGCTAGACGAGGCCCAGCAGCAGCATTGGTTGGAGTTTCGTAGCAGCTTAGATAAATTAGCCACAATCGTTATTCCGAGATGGGTAGCGTTCGCTTCCGCTCCAGTCTCAATAGAGATGCACGGCTTTTGTGATGCCTCCGAGAAAGCTTACGGGGCCTGCATTTATTTGCGGACAGTTTCCATCGATGGGACGATATCCGTACGCCTATTAGCCGCCAAATCCGTAATACTAGACTCAGGTAAAAATATAGTGAATTTCGTAAGAATATCGTATATTTTCAGCAATAAGCAGGACGTATGTAAATCgtaagattatcttatgaaagGGTATTTATTTagtcaaatcggtttgctatggCCTGATTTTCCATAATGCATCTTCGATTTTTCATAagataaaattttatatttctgTTTTATACtacgtttacactacagagattcttgttgctaattattataacgtgttttaactttGCAGTGTGAGTATGGTATAAGAGGATTTTTTATGGAAATGGTCTCAATATCATTTGCATTTCATGACGTACAAATGCAAAATAACACATGAAAcatcagaaaataattttgtctagcgtaaaaaaaacataaaacaattACTACACAAGGCATATTTTGTATCATCGATCATAAAGCTATGTTTATCGGGATTGTGCAACTGCTAGAAAGCAGTCATTATATTGCAATTATAGCTCTACCTCACTACCAATAGTTTTACCCTTGGTGAAGTTTGATGCTTGTTATTTATTAAACAGAATTAATTAAAACTAACTTTCCTCTTGTCTCATTTTTAACTCAACTTAATTACCGCTCCAATATGTCATCGCTCGAATTCGCTCCAGTAGATACCAACAGTAGCAATCTTATTCTCCAACTCGAGTTGAACGGCGCAAGGACCTCGATATTCTCCCATTAGTATAGGAAAAAGCTGAATCCCCATGAATGGAGAAATGGTTCTATACCTATTTTAAACCTGGTAAGCAGAATAATATGCTAAGTTTCTTTAATAACTCGACCTAAAAAGGACAGAGTATGCGACAATTTGATGGAAGCATGATTCATAAGAGCAATTTTAAAAACTCACGTTCAAGCGAAATTAATAGGCCTCCCCTATTTCTCCATGTTACCATTTGAGCCCATGAGTTGACCAGAGATAGCCTACACTACTCTAACTAACAGGGTTAAATGGGTAGGGCGGAAAAAGGGCTCAATAGTCAGTCACGGAAGATAGCTACGATAAAGTTGAACTTCAACAATAGTATCGTTCGTATAGGTATGGTAAGAATGTTTCATCCGTTTTCTTTCGCTTCGATTCACAGCAAGGAACAGTCCACCTCTTACCCAACTACAGCAACATAGATTCGCAGAGAGTGCCAGGTAAACATTTGCCTTGTTGTGCAATCACATGCTATATGCTCGAGCGATTCCAATATTGCCCGACTGCTACGACTGTGTACTGCTCGGTATAAATACACTATAGATAGCAGTTTTGTATTGGTGGGGTTGTGACCCGATCAGAAagcaataacaagattataacagaatgcgaTGTTCGTAGTTAGCTGTGTTATAAATCTGGTCTCGctggtatttaaaataatagaaaattataacaagtagcaGCGCGAGAAATAGTTTTGTAATATTTCTGTTATGCGTTTCTGATCGGGGAGCGGGCAATAAACAAGAAGCGGCAGCTCGACAGCAGGCAGCGAAAGGATGTAGGACAAATTTGCCGTATGATCTGTAGCCTGTTGTAGGTACAGGGTAGCAAAAACAGGTGCCTGGTGTGCTGTCAGGCGCGTCTTGATTTCGGGAACAAGCGAGCACATTATGTTGACAGTGCGAATTACTCAATTCGGTTCAGCCAACGGAAGCTGATAAATTTACTTCGATGGCAGGACAATAGGAAGGGCTGCTCTTGTGTGAACCGTAGCGGGAAATTTGGATCTAGTGCAGTTTGGATCGATTGAGAGCATATTAAGTTTGCTTGTTTGTGACAGGAATTTGGCACTAATATaggaaaaaataattgatgagtAATCATTGTCTGTTAGACCAGTGAaaccaattttcatcaaaattatcaattcaAATTGACAGCAGTCTGTGATTTTGATGCATAGAATGAGCAACGACTTTCCTTAGCAATGCTTTTTCAAATCACAGATTAAAGTGAATCGTTAGAAAGTGCAATGAAATTCGAATGAAAATTATGAAgcattacaaaaaatataaacctATCTGGTAGACTCAAAACGACGTTGGCGGAAATCGATGGGCTTCCAGCGGAACATTAGTGATATGGATCCCGCAACCTACAGGTGCGCAAAAACCTTGCTCTTTGCAAATCACTGATGTTCCTTATTGCTGTGTACAGGCATAAGGCATAGGCATTGAAGGAAGCAGACTATCGAGTACAAAATGGAGAATGGTGCAGACATGCTGACATGGGAAGGCTGATAAAATTCTGTAGACTACAGTAAGGTAAACATAAAGCGCCTATGTCGGAAGAGAGACCAGCTAAATAAAGGTCCTGTACTCGCGGACTGCATTATATCGAGGAAGATGAGTATGTGGCGAGTATTCAAGGGGACTGGTGGATGGCGGTTCAAGAGCGAGTAACCTGGAAGCCCCAATGATTCGTGATTCAGAGCATCTAGATTGTTCGGCCACGATGAAGATGATGAACATTACAGATATGATTCATTTCAGCATATCGAATATTGTAATGGCAGTTGGGAAAATATTTGAAAGCTAGAAATCTGTTTGCGTACATGTTTCCTCTTAACCCTctggcactcgcgcgaatggctctccgaatgagcagccgctgatgctgaAAGAAAAATAACCTAgattttctgaaggtgttgcactaaatacaacggcgcgagtgctggagggttaactGCATTCGCTTAATCCTATCCGCTGTTCGAAGTATACTGTCAGAATGAACAGAGTTGATCTATATAGTTACATGGCGTTGTTTGAGAGCCAACTGTGCGGTAGCCTGGGAAGAGAAATGAGGGAGTTAGGTGTGTTGAACGCATTCATATTATACTTAATTAGATCAGGTTATTTTTTACACTTTTTTTAGTTAGTAACACATTTGTTCAAATCTATCGGTTAaaacttttaagatttttaggaacgtgtccactggaaaacagacggAGAAAGAATGACCAGAACGGTGAGGATGAGGAAACgttgaaaattcaccttttttggaaacactgagaaaagatatgtcctcaagcaggaatcgaacttGCGATCTcacagtctctagttgggtgcgttaatcactccgccatcgaggaactgtgataaTGCCACCACATATTCCCgacagtatcgtgatcaccgccacaGCCTCCAATACCGACttccaatgtctcctataagc encodes:
- the LOC131680734 gene encoding uncharacterized protein LOC131680734 encodes the protein MELYYDLLLESFLKLGPEKPILQGTVFGWVASGKVGSSRPDSTLKLAHVTSTQSLDEQLSRFWEIESCWTTSTQSLEETACENHFAAIVFRDQTGRFVVTLPKRAEILNQLGNSKEIASRRFRALERRFDTNPHLKEAYTVFINEYHQLNHIREISDSEASAPIAYYLPHHGVEKAESTTTKLRVVFDASCRTDTGISLNQALMLGPVIQDDLLSIILRFRMHRYVIIADIEKMFRQIRVHPSDYPLQRILWRFSSSQPLRTFELTTVTCGTASAVGGWIE